One Vigna unguiculata cultivar IT97K-499-35 chromosome 11, ASM411807v1, whole genome shotgun sequence DNA window includes the following coding sequences:
- the LOC114169309 gene encoding G-type lectin S-receptor-like serine/threonine-protein kinase At4g27290 isoform X1 has translation MVCYTFLFVLAELSMLFPSISSATDTFNGSQSLPDGATLVSEDGTFEMGFFSPSNSNTTTNRYLGIWYKSIPVRTVVWVANRENPVKDNSSKLSISTQGKLVILSNNNTLVWSAHTTEETKSQSIIVQLLNSGNLVVRDEKDSSPQNFFWESFDYPCDTFLPGMKIGWNLKKGLIWRFTAWKNWDDPSPGNFSWGMELGNTRELVMWKGSSEYYRSGPWNGVRFSGKYTPRYNLEFNSTPDEVYYTYKFASNSIITRVVLNQSLYSRHRYNWITQNQTWSLYSVVPIDKCDSFNVCGPYGSCNGGEPLHCECLMGFKPKSVQNYEALDSSQGCVPSGPWGCGKTDNDFQKFSGLKLPDTTRSWIHPNLTLESCKAKCLQNCSCIAYANLDIRDGSGCIIWYEALVDLTLASLPGPDLYIRRTASEIEKRGPKILAAVLIPVILLTFVIAFIFTYSYWRKRKHIEKASEESKSESSEGDLDLPFFDFPTIVRATNDFSRDKMLGQGGFGPVYRGTLADGQEIAAKRLCSNTGQGMKEFKNEVILCAKLQHRNLVKLLGCSIEGEEKILVYEYMPNKSLDYFLFDSSRKGILNWSKRLNIIHGIARGLLYLHQDSRLRIIHRDMKASNILLDNELNPKISDFGIARMFRGNQTEGNTKQVVGTYGYMAPEYTINGLFSIKSDVYSFGILLLEIVSGKRNGGIFFPDHGHNLLEHAWRFWKGDTPMKLVDTSLDDCFNTSEALRCIHVGLLCVQLHPENRPNMASVIFMLSGENILPEPKEPGFLIARMKTAGECSTSNAIKTSTNELTITLPQPR, from the exons ATGGTTTGTTACACTTTTCTGTTTGTTTTGGCCGAACTAAGCATGTTGTTCCCTTCAATTTCGTCTGCAACTGATACCTTTAACGGGTCGCAGTCCCTTCCCGATGGCGCAACCTTGGTGTCAGAAGATGGAACATTTGAAATGGGTTTCTTCAGTCCAAGCAACAGTAACACAACTACAAATCGCTACCTTGGAATATGGTACAAAAGTATCCCAGTTAGAACCGTTGTTTGGGTTGCCAACCGTGAAAACCCAGTTAAGGATAACTCCAGCAAGTTGAGCATAAGCACACAAGGAAAACTAGTGATCCTCAGCAATAACAATACTCTCGTTTGGTCAGCGCATACAACTGAAGAAACAAAATCACAGAGTATAATTGTTCAGCTTTTGAACTCAGGGAACTTGGTGGTAAGAGATGAGAAAGATTCAAGTCCACAGAATTTCTTTTGGGAAAGCTTTGACTATCCTTGTGATACTTTTCTTCCAGGAATGAAGATTGGATGGAACCTTAAGAAGGGTCTCATCTGGCGATTTACCGCGTGGAAGAACTGGGATGACCCTTCTCCAGGGAACTTCAGTTGGGGTATGGAGCTTGGTAACACTCGTGAACTGGTTATGTGGAAAGGTTCTAGTGAGTATTATAGAAGTGGCCCTTGGAATGGTGTCAGATTCAGTGGCAAATACACTCCCCGTTACAACTTAGAATTTAATTCCACTCCTGATGAAGTGTATTATACATACAAATTTGCGAGCAATTCAATTATTACAAGGGTTGTTTTGAACCAATCCCTTTATTCTCGGCACCGCTATAATTGGATTACTCAGAACCAAACTTGGAGTCTTTATTCCGTTGTTCCCATAGACAAATGTGATAGCTTCAATGTTTGTGGCCCCTATGGGAGTTGTAATGGTGGTGAACCATTGCACTGCGAGTGTTTAATGGGGTTCAAACCAAAATCAGTACAAAATTATGAGGCATTGGATTCGAGTCAGGGATGTGTGCCTAGTGGACCGTGGGGCTGTGGTAAAACAGACAatgattttcaaaaatttagtgGCTTGAAATTGCCGGATACTACAAGGTCTTGGATTCATCCAAATTTGACTCTCGAGAGTTGCAAGGCCAAATGCTTGCAAAATTGTTCTTGCATAGCATATGCAAACTTGGATATCAGAGATGGTAGTGGTTGTATCATTTGGTATGAAGCTTTGGTGGATTTAACGTTGGCTTCACTCCCGGGGCCAGATCTATATATTCGAAGGACTGCTTCAGAAATAG AAAAGAGAGGGCCTAAGATATTGGCAGCAGTGCTGATTCCAGTTATTCTCCTGACTTTTGTGATTGCTTTCATATTCACATATAGTTATTGGCGCAAAAGAAAGCATATAG AGAAGGCATCAGAAGAAAGTAAAAGTGAAAGCAGTGAAGGAGACTTAGATCTTCCTTTCTTTGATTTTCCTACAATAGTTCGTGCCACCAACGATTTCTCAAGAGACAAGATGCTTGGCCAAGGTGGTTTTGGACCTGTGTATAGG GGTACACTCGCAGATGGACAAGAGATCGCTGCCAAGAGGCTTTGTAGTAATACTGGCCAAGGAATGAAAGAATTCAAGAATGAAGTTATATTGTGTGCCAAACTACAGCACCGGAATCTTGTAAAGCTTCTCGGTTGTTCCAttgaaggagaggagaaaattttGGTCTACGAATACATGCCCAATAAAAGCTTGGACTACTTTCTCTTTG ATTCTTCCAGAAAAGGAATCCTAAACTGGTCAAAGCGGTTGAACATTATACATGGCATTGCTCGTGGACTTCTATATCTTCACCAAGATTCTAGATTAAGAATCATTCATAGAGATATGAAAGCGAGTAATATCCTGTTAGACAATGAGCTGAATCCAAAAATTTCTGATTTTGGTATAGCACGAATGTTTAGAGGGAATCAAACGGAAGGAAATACGAAACAAGTTGTTGGAACATA TGGGTACATGGCACCAGAATACACAATAAATGGACTGTTCTCAATCAAATCTGATGTATACAGTTTTGGAATACTGCTACTAGAGATAGTAAGTGGCAAGAGAAATGGAGGAATTTTCTTTCCAGATCACGGACATAATCTATTAGAACAT GCTTGGAGATTTTGGAAAGGGGACACTCCTATGAAATTAGTTGATACTTCTTTGGATGACTGCTTTAACACTTCAGAAGCATTACGCTGCATTCATGTTGGTCTTCTTTGTGTGCAACTACATCCAGAGAATAGGCCAAATATGGCATCGGTGATTTTTATGTTGAGTGGTGAAAATATTTTGCCAGAACCCAAGGAACCTGGGTTTCTTATTGCAAGGATGAAAACTGCCGGCGAATGCTCAACTAGCAATGCAATTAAGACTTCCACCAATGAATTAACTATAACCCTGCCACAACCTAGGTAA
- the LOC114169309 gene encoding G-type lectin S-receptor-like serine/threonine-protein kinase At4g27290 isoform X2, translated as MVCYTFLFVLAELSMLFPSISSATDTFNGSQSLPDGATLVSEDGTFEMGFFSPSNSNTTTNRYLGIWYKSIPVRTVVWVANRENPVKDNSSKLSISTQGKLVILSNNNTLVWSAHTTEETKSQSIIVQLLNSGNLVVRDEKDSSPQNFFWESFDYPCDTFLPGMKIGWNLKKGLIWRFTAWKNWDDPSPGNFSWGMELGNTRELVMWKGSSEYYRSGPWNGVRFSGKYTPRYNLEFNSTPDEVYYTYKFASNSIITRVVLNQSLYSRHRYNWITQNQTWSLYSVVPIDKCDSFNVCGPYGSCNGGEPLHCECLMGFKPKSVQNYEALDSSQGCVPSGPWGCGKTDNDFQKFSGLKLPDTTRSWIHPNLTLESCKAKCLQNCSCIAYANLDIRDGSGCIIWYEALVDLTLASLPGPDLYIRRTASEIEKRGPKILAAVLIPVILLTFVIAFIFTYSYWRKRKHIEKASEESKSESSEGDLDLPFFDFPTIVRATNDFSRDKMLGQGGFGPVYRGTLADGQEIAAKRLCSNTGQGMKEFKNEVILCAKLQHRNLVKLLGCSIEGEEKILVYEYMPNKSLDYFLFDSSRKGILNWSKRLNIIHGIARGLLYLHQDSRLRIIHRDMKASNILLDNELNPKISDFGIARMFRGNQTEGNTKQVVGTYFGILLLEIVSGKRNGGIFFPDHGHNLLEHAWRFWKGDTPMKLVDTSLDDCFNTSEALRCIHVGLLCVQLHPENRPNMASVIFMLSGENILPEPKEPGFLIARMKTAGECSTSNAIKTSTNELTITLPQPR; from the exons ATGGTTTGTTACACTTTTCTGTTTGTTTTGGCCGAACTAAGCATGTTGTTCCCTTCAATTTCGTCTGCAACTGATACCTTTAACGGGTCGCAGTCCCTTCCCGATGGCGCAACCTTGGTGTCAGAAGATGGAACATTTGAAATGGGTTTCTTCAGTCCAAGCAACAGTAACACAACTACAAATCGCTACCTTGGAATATGGTACAAAAGTATCCCAGTTAGAACCGTTGTTTGGGTTGCCAACCGTGAAAACCCAGTTAAGGATAACTCCAGCAAGTTGAGCATAAGCACACAAGGAAAACTAGTGATCCTCAGCAATAACAATACTCTCGTTTGGTCAGCGCATACAACTGAAGAAACAAAATCACAGAGTATAATTGTTCAGCTTTTGAACTCAGGGAACTTGGTGGTAAGAGATGAGAAAGATTCAAGTCCACAGAATTTCTTTTGGGAAAGCTTTGACTATCCTTGTGATACTTTTCTTCCAGGAATGAAGATTGGATGGAACCTTAAGAAGGGTCTCATCTGGCGATTTACCGCGTGGAAGAACTGGGATGACCCTTCTCCAGGGAACTTCAGTTGGGGTATGGAGCTTGGTAACACTCGTGAACTGGTTATGTGGAAAGGTTCTAGTGAGTATTATAGAAGTGGCCCTTGGAATGGTGTCAGATTCAGTGGCAAATACACTCCCCGTTACAACTTAGAATTTAATTCCACTCCTGATGAAGTGTATTATACATACAAATTTGCGAGCAATTCAATTATTACAAGGGTTGTTTTGAACCAATCCCTTTATTCTCGGCACCGCTATAATTGGATTACTCAGAACCAAACTTGGAGTCTTTATTCCGTTGTTCCCATAGACAAATGTGATAGCTTCAATGTTTGTGGCCCCTATGGGAGTTGTAATGGTGGTGAACCATTGCACTGCGAGTGTTTAATGGGGTTCAAACCAAAATCAGTACAAAATTATGAGGCATTGGATTCGAGTCAGGGATGTGTGCCTAGTGGACCGTGGGGCTGTGGTAAAACAGACAatgattttcaaaaatttagtgGCTTGAAATTGCCGGATACTACAAGGTCTTGGATTCATCCAAATTTGACTCTCGAGAGTTGCAAGGCCAAATGCTTGCAAAATTGTTCTTGCATAGCATATGCAAACTTGGATATCAGAGATGGTAGTGGTTGTATCATTTGGTATGAAGCTTTGGTGGATTTAACGTTGGCTTCACTCCCGGGGCCAGATCTATATATTCGAAGGACTGCTTCAGAAATAG AAAAGAGAGGGCCTAAGATATTGGCAGCAGTGCTGATTCCAGTTATTCTCCTGACTTTTGTGATTGCTTTCATATTCACATATAGTTATTGGCGCAAAAGAAAGCATATAG AGAAGGCATCAGAAGAAAGTAAAAGTGAAAGCAGTGAAGGAGACTTAGATCTTCCTTTCTTTGATTTTCCTACAATAGTTCGTGCCACCAACGATTTCTCAAGAGACAAGATGCTTGGCCAAGGTGGTTTTGGACCTGTGTATAGG GGTACACTCGCAGATGGACAAGAGATCGCTGCCAAGAGGCTTTGTAGTAATACTGGCCAAGGAATGAAAGAATTCAAGAATGAAGTTATATTGTGTGCCAAACTACAGCACCGGAATCTTGTAAAGCTTCTCGGTTGTTCCAttgaaggagaggagaaaattttGGTCTACGAATACATGCCCAATAAAAGCTTGGACTACTTTCTCTTTG ATTCTTCCAGAAAAGGAATCCTAAACTGGTCAAAGCGGTTGAACATTATACATGGCATTGCTCGTGGACTTCTATATCTTCACCAAGATTCTAGATTAAGAATCATTCATAGAGATATGAAAGCGAGTAATATCCTGTTAGACAATGAGCTGAATCCAAAAATTTCTGATTTTGGTATAGCACGAATGTTTAGAGGGAATCAAACGGAAGGAAATACGAAACAAGTTGTTGGAACATA TTTTGGAATACTGCTACTAGAGATAGTAAGTGGCAAGAGAAATGGAGGAATTTTCTTTCCAGATCACGGACATAATCTATTAGAACAT GCTTGGAGATTTTGGAAAGGGGACACTCCTATGAAATTAGTTGATACTTCTTTGGATGACTGCTTTAACACTTCAGAAGCATTACGCTGCATTCATGTTGGTCTTCTTTGTGTGCAACTACATCCAGAGAATAGGCCAAATATGGCATCGGTGATTTTTATGTTGAGTGGTGAAAATATTTTGCCAGAACCCAAGGAACCTGGGTTTCTTATTGCAAGGATGAAAACTGCCGGCGAATGCTCAACTAGCAATGCAATTAAGACTTCCACCAATGAATTAACTATAACCCTGCCACAACCTAGGTAA
- the LOC114169309 gene encoding G-type lectin S-receptor-like serine/threonine-protein kinase At4g27290 isoform X3, with product MVCYTFLFVLAELSMLFPSISSATDTFNGSQSLPDGATLVSEDGTFEMGFFSPSNSNTTTNRYLGIWYKSIPVRTVVWVANRENPVKDNSSKLSISTQGKLVILSNNNTLVWSAHTTEETKSQSIIVQLLNSGNLVVRDEKDSSPQNFFWESFDYPCDTFLPGMKIGWNLKKGLIWRFTAWKNWDDPSPGNFSWGMELGNTRELVMWKGSSEYYRSGPWNGVRFSGKYTPRYNLEFNSTPDEVYYTYKFASNSIITRVVLNQSLYSRHRYNWITQNQTWSLYSVVPIDKCDSFNVCGPYGSCNGGEPLHCECLMGFKPKSVQNYEALDSSQGCVPSGPWGCGKTDNDFQKFSGLKLPDTTRSWIHPNLTLESCKAKCLQNCSCIAYANLDIRDGSGCIIWYEALVDLTLASLPGPDLYIRRTASEIEKASEESKSESSEGDLDLPFFDFPTIVRATNDFSRDKMLGQGGFGPVYRGTLADGQEIAAKRLCSNTGQGMKEFKNEVILCAKLQHRNLVKLLGCSIEGEEKILVYEYMPNKSLDYFLFDSSRKGILNWSKRLNIIHGIARGLLYLHQDSRLRIIHRDMKASNILLDNELNPKISDFGIARMFRGNQTEGNTKQVVGTYGYMAPEYTINGLFSIKSDVYSFGILLLEIVSGKRNGGIFFPDHGHNLLEHAWRFWKGDTPMKLVDTSLDDCFNTSEALRCIHVGLLCVQLHPENRPNMASVIFMLSGENILPEPKEPGFLIARMKTAGECSTSNAIKTSTNELTITLPQPR from the exons ATGGTTTGTTACACTTTTCTGTTTGTTTTGGCCGAACTAAGCATGTTGTTCCCTTCAATTTCGTCTGCAACTGATACCTTTAACGGGTCGCAGTCCCTTCCCGATGGCGCAACCTTGGTGTCAGAAGATGGAACATTTGAAATGGGTTTCTTCAGTCCAAGCAACAGTAACACAACTACAAATCGCTACCTTGGAATATGGTACAAAAGTATCCCAGTTAGAACCGTTGTTTGGGTTGCCAACCGTGAAAACCCAGTTAAGGATAACTCCAGCAAGTTGAGCATAAGCACACAAGGAAAACTAGTGATCCTCAGCAATAACAATACTCTCGTTTGGTCAGCGCATACAACTGAAGAAACAAAATCACAGAGTATAATTGTTCAGCTTTTGAACTCAGGGAACTTGGTGGTAAGAGATGAGAAAGATTCAAGTCCACAGAATTTCTTTTGGGAAAGCTTTGACTATCCTTGTGATACTTTTCTTCCAGGAATGAAGATTGGATGGAACCTTAAGAAGGGTCTCATCTGGCGATTTACCGCGTGGAAGAACTGGGATGACCCTTCTCCAGGGAACTTCAGTTGGGGTATGGAGCTTGGTAACACTCGTGAACTGGTTATGTGGAAAGGTTCTAGTGAGTATTATAGAAGTGGCCCTTGGAATGGTGTCAGATTCAGTGGCAAATACACTCCCCGTTACAACTTAGAATTTAATTCCACTCCTGATGAAGTGTATTATACATACAAATTTGCGAGCAATTCAATTATTACAAGGGTTGTTTTGAACCAATCCCTTTATTCTCGGCACCGCTATAATTGGATTACTCAGAACCAAACTTGGAGTCTTTATTCCGTTGTTCCCATAGACAAATGTGATAGCTTCAATGTTTGTGGCCCCTATGGGAGTTGTAATGGTGGTGAACCATTGCACTGCGAGTGTTTAATGGGGTTCAAACCAAAATCAGTACAAAATTATGAGGCATTGGATTCGAGTCAGGGATGTGTGCCTAGTGGACCGTGGGGCTGTGGTAAAACAGACAatgattttcaaaaatttagtgGCTTGAAATTGCCGGATACTACAAGGTCTTGGATTCATCCAAATTTGACTCTCGAGAGTTGCAAGGCCAAATGCTTGCAAAATTGTTCTTGCATAGCATATGCAAACTTGGATATCAGAGATGGTAGTGGTTGTATCATTTGGTATGAAGCTTTGGTGGATTTAACGTTGGCTTCACTCCCGGGGCCAGATCTATATATTCGAAGGACTGCTTCAGAAATAG AGAAGGCATCAGAAGAAAGTAAAAGTGAAAGCAGTGAAGGAGACTTAGATCTTCCTTTCTTTGATTTTCCTACAATAGTTCGTGCCACCAACGATTTCTCAAGAGACAAGATGCTTGGCCAAGGTGGTTTTGGACCTGTGTATAGG GGTACACTCGCAGATGGACAAGAGATCGCTGCCAAGAGGCTTTGTAGTAATACTGGCCAAGGAATGAAAGAATTCAAGAATGAAGTTATATTGTGTGCCAAACTACAGCACCGGAATCTTGTAAAGCTTCTCGGTTGTTCCAttgaaggagaggagaaaattttGGTCTACGAATACATGCCCAATAAAAGCTTGGACTACTTTCTCTTTG ATTCTTCCAGAAAAGGAATCCTAAACTGGTCAAAGCGGTTGAACATTATACATGGCATTGCTCGTGGACTTCTATATCTTCACCAAGATTCTAGATTAAGAATCATTCATAGAGATATGAAAGCGAGTAATATCCTGTTAGACAATGAGCTGAATCCAAAAATTTCTGATTTTGGTATAGCACGAATGTTTAGAGGGAATCAAACGGAAGGAAATACGAAACAAGTTGTTGGAACATA TGGGTACATGGCACCAGAATACACAATAAATGGACTGTTCTCAATCAAATCTGATGTATACAGTTTTGGAATACTGCTACTAGAGATAGTAAGTGGCAAGAGAAATGGAGGAATTTTCTTTCCAGATCACGGACATAATCTATTAGAACAT GCTTGGAGATTTTGGAAAGGGGACACTCCTATGAAATTAGTTGATACTTCTTTGGATGACTGCTTTAACACTTCAGAAGCATTACGCTGCATTCATGTTGGTCTTCTTTGTGTGCAACTACATCCAGAGAATAGGCCAAATATGGCATCGGTGATTTTTATGTTGAGTGGTGAAAATATTTTGCCAGAACCCAAGGAACCTGGGTTTCTTATTGCAAGGATGAAAACTGCCGGCGAATGCTCAACTAGCAATGCAATTAAGACTTCCACCAATGAATTAACTATAACCCTGCCACAACCTAGGTAA
- the LOC114169309 gene encoding G-type lectin S-receptor-like serine/threonine-protein kinase SD1-1 isoform X4, with the protein MKIGWNLKKGLIWRFTAWKNWDDPSPGNFSWGMELGNTRELVMWKGSSEYYRSGPWNGVRFSGKYTPRYNLEFNSTPDEVYYTYKFASNSIITRVVLNQSLYSRHRYNWITQNQTWSLYSVVPIDKCDSFNVCGPYGSCNGGEPLHCECLMGFKPKSVQNYEALDSSQGCVPSGPWGCGKTDNDFQKFSGLKLPDTTRSWIHPNLTLESCKAKCLQNCSCIAYANLDIRDGSGCIIWYEALVDLTLASLPGPDLYIRRTASEIEKRGPKILAAVLIPVILLTFVIAFIFTYSYWRKRKHIEKASEESKSESSEGDLDLPFFDFPTIVRATNDFSRDKMLGQGGFGPVYRGTLADGQEIAAKRLCSNTGQGMKEFKNEVILCAKLQHRNLVKLLGCSIEGEEKILVYEYMPNKSLDYFLFDSSRKGILNWSKRLNIIHGIARGLLYLHQDSRLRIIHRDMKASNILLDNELNPKISDFGIARMFRGNQTEGNTKQVVGTYGYMAPEYTINGLFSIKSDVYSFGILLLEIVSGKRNGGIFFPDHGHNLLEHAWRFWKGDTPMKLVDTSLDDCFNTSEALRCIHVGLLCVQLHPENRPNMASVIFMLSGENILPEPKEPGFLIARMKTAGECSTSNAIKTSTNELTITLPQPR; encoded by the exons ATGAAGATTGGATGGAACCTTAAGAAGGGTCTCATCTGGCGATTTACCGCGTGGAAGAACTGGGATGACCCTTCTCCAGGGAACTTCAGTTGGGGTATGGAGCTTGGTAACACTCGTGAACTGGTTATGTGGAAAGGTTCTAGTGAGTATTATAGAAGTGGCCCTTGGAATGGTGTCAGATTCAGTGGCAAATACACTCCCCGTTACAACTTAGAATTTAATTCCACTCCTGATGAAGTGTATTATACATACAAATTTGCGAGCAATTCAATTATTACAAGGGTTGTTTTGAACCAATCCCTTTATTCTCGGCACCGCTATAATTGGATTACTCAGAACCAAACTTGGAGTCTTTATTCCGTTGTTCCCATAGACAAATGTGATAGCTTCAATGTTTGTGGCCCCTATGGGAGTTGTAATGGTGGTGAACCATTGCACTGCGAGTGTTTAATGGGGTTCAAACCAAAATCAGTACAAAATTATGAGGCATTGGATTCGAGTCAGGGATGTGTGCCTAGTGGACCGTGGGGCTGTGGTAAAACAGACAatgattttcaaaaatttagtgGCTTGAAATTGCCGGATACTACAAGGTCTTGGATTCATCCAAATTTGACTCTCGAGAGTTGCAAGGCCAAATGCTTGCAAAATTGTTCTTGCATAGCATATGCAAACTTGGATATCAGAGATGGTAGTGGTTGTATCATTTGGTATGAAGCTTTGGTGGATTTAACGTTGGCTTCACTCCCGGGGCCAGATCTATATATTCGAAGGACTGCTTCAGAAATAG AAAAGAGAGGGCCTAAGATATTGGCAGCAGTGCTGATTCCAGTTATTCTCCTGACTTTTGTGATTGCTTTCATATTCACATATAGTTATTGGCGCAAAAGAAAGCATATAG AGAAGGCATCAGAAGAAAGTAAAAGTGAAAGCAGTGAAGGAGACTTAGATCTTCCTTTCTTTGATTTTCCTACAATAGTTCGTGCCACCAACGATTTCTCAAGAGACAAGATGCTTGGCCAAGGTGGTTTTGGACCTGTGTATAGG GGTACACTCGCAGATGGACAAGAGATCGCTGCCAAGAGGCTTTGTAGTAATACTGGCCAAGGAATGAAAGAATTCAAGAATGAAGTTATATTGTGTGCCAAACTACAGCACCGGAATCTTGTAAAGCTTCTCGGTTGTTCCAttgaaggagaggagaaaattttGGTCTACGAATACATGCCCAATAAAAGCTTGGACTACTTTCTCTTTG ATTCTTCCAGAAAAGGAATCCTAAACTGGTCAAAGCGGTTGAACATTATACATGGCATTGCTCGTGGACTTCTATATCTTCACCAAGATTCTAGATTAAGAATCATTCATAGAGATATGAAAGCGAGTAATATCCTGTTAGACAATGAGCTGAATCCAAAAATTTCTGATTTTGGTATAGCACGAATGTTTAGAGGGAATCAAACGGAAGGAAATACGAAACAAGTTGTTGGAACATA TGGGTACATGGCACCAGAATACACAATAAATGGACTGTTCTCAATCAAATCTGATGTATACAGTTTTGGAATACTGCTACTAGAGATAGTAAGTGGCAAGAGAAATGGAGGAATTTTCTTTCCAGATCACGGACATAATCTATTAGAACAT GCTTGGAGATTTTGGAAAGGGGACACTCCTATGAAATTAGTTGATACTTCTTTGGATGACTGCTTTAACACTTCAGAAGCATTACGCTGCATTCATGTTGGTCTTCTTTGTGTGCAACTACATCCAGAGAATAGGCCAAATATGGCATCGGTGATTTTTATGTTGAGTGGTGAAAATATTTTGCCAGAACCCAAGGAACCTGGGTTTCTTATTGCAAGGATGAAAACTGCCGGCGAATGCTCAACTAGCAATGCAATTAAGACTTCCACCAATGAATTAACTATAACCCTGCCACAACCTAGGTAA